In Pseudonocardia sp. C8, one genomic interval encodes:
- a CDS encoding resuscitation-promoting factor, with the protein MFERSVGHAPDDDVTRPLPPSGGAPAGLAGPETGYVSYEGRHRSGPARSKAGVRTVAAAALFSVPTGGLAVAVMAPQGDQDTRSLPTGLASSMTELGTASMTLERHSSPASYAPVAAPTTAPTNGADIVDAQIVESQKLPVPEREVQDPTLEEGSRTVVDPGRAGERSVIWRVTYDKGREVARERIAAGQDTPAEPRVVKVGTKKKVEEAAPERATKPKSAAPAVSNAATWDKLAECESGGDWSTNTGNGYQGGLQFDKKTWQAYGGDQYAPTADQASREEQIAVAEKVKDDRGGYSAWPSCSSKLGLS; encoded by the coding sequence ATGTTCGAGCGCAGCGTTGGTCACGCCCCCGACGACGACGTCACGCGTCCCCTTCCCCCGTCCGGCGGCGCGCCCGCCGGCCTCGCGGGCCCGGAGACCGGGTACGTCAGCTACGAGGGCCGGCACCGATCCGGCCCGGCCCGTTCGAAGGCCGGTGTCCGCACCGTCGCCGCCGCCGCGCTGTTCTCGGTGCCGACCGGCGGGCTCGCCGTGGCCGTGATGGCGCCGCAGGGCGACCAGGACACCCGGTCGCTGCCCACCGGCCTGGCGTCGAGCATGACCGAGCTCGGCACCGCGTCGATGACGCTCGAGCGGCACTCGTCGCCGGCGTCGTACGCGCCGGTCGCCGCGCCGACGACCGCCCCGACCAACGGTGCGGACATCGTCGACGCGCAGATCGTCGAGTCGCAGAAGCTCCCGGTCCCGGAGCGGGAGGTGCAGGACCCGACCCTCGAGGAGGGCAGCCGCACCGTCGTCGACCCGGGCCGCGCCGGCGAGCGCAGCGTGATCTGGCGGGTCACCTACGACAAGGGCCGCGAGGTCGCCCGCGAGCGGATCGCCGCCGGGCAGGACACCCCCGCCGAGCCGCGCGTGGTGAAGGTCGGCACCAAGAAGAAGGTCGAGGAGGCCGCCCCCGAGCGGGCCACGAAGCCGAAGTCCGCCGCCCCGGCGGTGTCGAACGCCGCCACCTGGGACAAGCTCGCCGAGTGCGAGTCCGGGGGCGACTGGTCGACCAACACCGGCAACGGCTACCAGGGCGGCCTGCAGTTCGACAAGAAGACCTGGCAGGCCTACGGCGGCGACCAGTACGCGCCGACCGCCGACCAGGCGAGCCGCGAGGAGCAGATCGCGGTCGCCGAGAAGGTCAAGGACGACCGCGGCGGTTACAGCGCCTGGCCGTCCTGCTCCAGCAAGCTCGGCCTGAGCTGA
- the rsmA gene encoding 16S rRNA (adenine(1518)-N(6)/adenine(1519)-N(6))-dimethyltransferase RsmA, whose translation MSEHGTARLLGPADVRALADRLGLRPTKKLGQNFVHDANTVRRIVKVAGIGSDDVVLEVGPGLGSLTLALLPVAARVHAVEIDPTLAGLLPDTVADRAPELAGRLTVTGADALRVTAADLAAGSGDGLPARPAVSTGSALPTAIVANLPYNVAVPVLLHLLAELPGIERGLVMVQAEVADRLAARPGSKEYGAPSAKLAWYADARRAGPVPRAVFWPVPGVDSGLLAFTRHDPPAGADRAATFAVIEAAFAQRRKSLRGALAGWAGSPGAAEAALRAAGVDPTSRAERLSVADFASVALARS comes from the coding sequence GTGAGCGAGCATGGCACCGCCCGGCTGCTGGGCCCCGCGGACGTCCGGGCGCTGGCCGACCGGCTGGGGCTGCGCCCCACCAAGAAGCTCGGCCAGAACTTCGTGCACGACGCCAACACGGTCCGCCGGATCGTGAAGGTGGCCGGCATCGGCAGCGACGACGTCGTGCTGGAGGTCGGGCCCGGGCTCGGCTCGCTGACCCTCGCCCTGCTCCCGGTGGCCGCCCGGGTGCACGCGGTCGAGATCGACCCCACGCTCGCCGGGCTGCTCCCGGACACCGTCGCCGACCGGGCACCCGAGCTCGCCGGCCGGCTCACGGTCACCGGGGCGGACGCGCTGCGGGTCACCGCCGCCGATCTCGCGGCCGGCTCGGGCGACGGCCTCCCGGCCCGGCCCGCGGTGTCGACGGGGTCGGCGCTGCCGACGGCAATCGTCGCGAACCTGCCGTACAACGTGGCCGTCCCCGTGTTGCTGCACCTGCTCGCCGAGCTGCCCGGCATCGAACGCGGGCTCGTCATGGTGCAGGCCGAGGTCGCCGACCGGCTCGCCGCCCGCCCCGGCTCGAAGGAGTACGGCGCGCCCAGCGCCAAGCTGGCCTGGTACGCCGACGCCCGCCGCGCCGGCCCCGTCCCGCGGGCCGTGTTCTGGCCGGTTCCCGGTGTGGACTCCGGGCTGCTCGCGTTCACCCGGCACGACCCGCCCGCCGGCGCGGACCGGGCCGCGACGTTCGCGGTGATCGAGGCGGCGTTCGCGCAGCGCCGCAAGTCACTGCGCGGCGCACTCGCCGGCTGGGCGGGCTCCCCGGGCGCGGCCGAGGCGGCGCTGCGCGCGGCCGGGGTCGATCCCACCTCGCGGGCCGAGCGGCTCTCGGTCGCCGACTTCGCCTCCGTGGCGCTGGCGCGCTCGTGA